The Bombus terrestris chromosome 16, iyBomTerr1.2, whole genome shotgun sequence genome includes a region encoding these proteins:
- the LOC100646210 gene encoding DNA replication ATP-dependent helicase/nuclease DNA2 isoform X7 produces the protein MAINETISEDIFITEYDWKENIDTNEYISTTYKSNKKQIMEKKTLLQEIQPDNHLIKENKTDHMKQSVFSDKKHEGIHSEIESFFTDDFKDCFEEEWCSNTSQINFNSLQRCKIIDVQREYNSILLTVNQEDCETSDTTVRCSDFWKDAKVQKDDIVVIQARKENNQWIIDNSNGFLIVQPDALISGTTVSGALFCKRKAVLSEKFRKMESLPPFMGDSTPLVIGSLVHELLQTAIRKNISEVSDITKLMNSILQTTDTCSLLYASNISLETCRQQILPYVPKIREFIQHYLKDKTQQGINNIKNNFKGRIAQIRDIEENIWLPKLGLKGKIDISAEVKVNCKQKIMPLEIKTGKPSFSLEHRAQVILYIMMMTLTGQDTDTGLLLYLRENNIQEINSTHPEKRDLILLRNSLASYFVPKSSEKLTNLTSKSDLQMLDLPEPINHHNACSKCTYNTLCCMYLSKDSSIQLSETNPLVELGKKILDKYKPSHIDYVLHWISLLQMEESSQSSNNVMRYLWTLSPEKREAKKTCICNLKVIGKVTDCDTKYRHTFVRSNLDTQFSNINIPYMEFSDNEYVLVSTNTRINLSAGFIAQRKENSITLILERDVTKYNINEFFHIDKYSSSSLFSGNLANVGGLMSDSEICEKLRDIVIDKKPACFEKGLPYPIIKASARILQNLNKIQQRAVLMAISAKEYLLIKGMPGTGKTQTIVALVEVLHKLGHSVLITSHTNSAVDNILLKLLHKNIDFLRLGSSTHPSLRHKSEAYATANCNTPSSLEAVYSSKNIIGVTCYGAHHALLGRRMFDVCIVDESTQVLQPTVLRPLYSAKKFILVGDPDQLPPIIKNKLARKLGADESLFARLDSENNTIKLTKQYRMNKNIMYLANKLTYNDMLEAGDTSIENATFVTPSKEVNVLTKEEEWIQKVLSSDISDSVIVLNTGCTNKLKENYNLSEKGYLDSDEVNSNIWEAVIVSKLVKTFLKVNANLENIGVIAPFRAHVNLLKKVVAEDIEINTVDQYQGRDKDIIIYSCAKSITNFSDIREDLEVLGDHRRLTVAITRAKHKLIVIADKRTISQYSAFKKLFYFIENKNIIDLDNSYNGFCWKNLLSIL, from the exons ATGGCTATAAATGAAACTATATCTGAAGACATTTTTATAACAGAATATGATTGGAAGGAAAATATAGATACCAATGAATATATAAGCACAACATATAAATCaaacaaaaaacaaataatggaaaagaaaacaCTGTTACAAGAGATTCAGCCTGATAATCATTTGATAAAAGAGAACAAAACAGATCATATGAAACAATCTGTGTTTAGTGATAAAAAGCATGAAGGAATTCATTCGGAAATAGAGTCATTTTTTACAGATGATTTTAAAGATTGTTTCGAGGAAGAATGGTGTTCAAATACTAgccaaattaattttaattccttGCAgagatgtaaaattattgatgtACAAAGggagtataatagtatattgtTAACTGTGAACCAAGAAGACTGTGAAACATCTGATACAACCGTCAGATGTTCAGATTTCTG GAAGGATGCTAAAGTACAAAAAGATGACATTGTTGTTATTCAAGCTAGAAAAGAAAATAACCAATGGATTATAGATAACAGTAATGGCTTTCTTATTGTTCAACCAGATGCATTAATATCTGGGACAACAGTATCTGGTGcattattttgtaaaagaaagGCAGTTTTAAGTGAAAAGTTTAGAAAGATGGAGAGTCTGCCTCCTTTCATGGGAGATTCCACACCACTGGTTATTGGAAGTTTAGTGCATGAATTATTGCAAACC GCAATAAGAAAAAACATTAGTGAAGTAAGCGATATTACAAAGTTAATGAACAGTATATTGCAGACCACAGACACATGCAGTTTACTTTATGCATCCAACATATCTTTGGAGACCTGTAGGCAGCAAATTCTCCCATATGTCCCAAAAATACGAGAATTTATCCAACATTATTTGAAag ataAAACGCAGCaaggtataaataatataaagaataacTTTAAAGGTAGAATTGCTCAAATTAGGGACATAGAAGAGAATATTTGGCTGCCTAAATTAGGTTTAAAAGGAAAGATAGATATTAGTGCAGAAGTTAAAGTAAATTGCAAACAAAAAATTATGCCACTTGAAATTAAGACAGGGAAGCCTTCATTTTCTTTGGAGCACAGGGCGCAAGTTATTCTTTACATCATGATGATGACTCTTACAGGTCAAGACACGGATACAGGTCTTTTACTTTATCTTAG GGAGAATAATATACAAGAGATTAATAGTACCCATCCTGAAAAAAGAGACTTGATACTATTAAGGAACTCCTTAGCTAGTTATTTTGTTCCCAAATCGAGTGAGAAATTAACGAATCTAACTTCTAAATCAGATTTGCAGATGTTGGATTTACCAGAGCCAATTAATCATCATAATGCCTGTTCAAAATGTACTTACAATACATTATGCTGTATGTACTTGAGCAAAGATTCAAGTATACAGTTATCTGAGACAAACCCATTAGTGGAGTTAGGAAAAAAAATCTTGGATAAATACAAACCTAGTCATATCGATTATGTGTTGCATTGGATTTCTTTATTACAGATGGAAGAAAGTTCACAGTCGAGCAATAATGTAATGAGATATCTATGGACATTAAGCCCAGAAAAAAG GGAAGCAAAGAAAACTTGTATATGTAATTTGAAAGTGATAGGAAAAGTTACTGATTGCGATACAAAATACAGACATACTTTTGTTCGCTCAAATCTCGACACACAATtctcaaatattaatattccatATATGGAATTTTCAGATAATGAATATGTTTTAGTTAGCACAAATACAAGGATAAATTTATCCGCAGGATTTATAGcacaaaggaaagaaaattctattacgttaatATTAGAAAG AGATGTCACCAAGTATAATATAAACGAATTTTTCCACATAGATAAGTACTCGTCTTCCAGCTTATTTTCTGGCAATCTTGCGAACGTAGGAGGTTTAATGAGTGACAGTGAAATTTGCGAGAAATTACGAGATATTGTGATAGACAA GAAACCAGCATGTTTTGAAAAAGGTTTGCCATATCCGATCATAAAGGCAAGTGCGaggatattacaaaatttaaataaaattcagcAAAGAGCAGTTTTAATGGCAATATCTGCGAAAGAATATCTTTTAATTAAGGGAATGCCAGGTACAGGAAAAACGCAGACAATAGTTGCTCTAGTAGAAGTCCTGCATAAACTAGGGCATTCTGTGTTAATTACTTCACATACAAACAGTGCTGTAgacaatattttattgaaactgTTACACAAGAATATCGACTTCCTGAGATTAGGATCATCGACCCATCCATCTTTAAGACACAAAAGTGAAGCGTACGCTACAGCAAATTGTAATACACCGAGTAGTTTAGAGGCGGTGTATTCTAGTAAA AATATTATCGGCGTAACTTGTTACGGAGCCCATCATGCACTTCTTGGAAGACGTATGTTTGACGTATGTATCGTGGATGAAAGCACGCAGGTGTTGCAACCAACTGTATTACGTCCTTTATACAGtgcaaagaaatttattcttgTAGGAGATCCTGACCAATTGCCCCCAATTATTAAGAACAAGTTAGCCAG AAAACTTGGTGCAGATGAATCCTTATTTGCTCGGTTGGATAGCGAAAACAATACTATTAAGCTAACAAAACAGTatagaatgaataaaaatataatgtactTAGCAAATAAGCTTACATATAATGACATGTTAGAAGCAGGTGATACTTCCATAGAGAATGCTACTTTCGTTACACCATCCAAAGaagtaaat GTTTtaacaaaagaagaagaatggaTACAGAAGGTATTATCATCTGATATAAGTGACTCCGTAATCGTATTAAACACGGGATGTACCAATAAACTAAAAGAAAACTATAACTTAAGTGAAAAAGGATATCTAGATAGCGACGAAGTGAACTCAAACATTTGGGAAGCTGTTATAGTGTCTAAACTAgtgaaaacatttttaaaa GTGAATGCGAATCTTGAAAATATTGGCGTTATTGCACCATTTAGAGCGCAtgttaatttattgaaaaaagttGTTGCAGAGGATATAGAGATAAATACTGTTGATCAATATCAAGGACGCGATAAAGACATCATAATTTATTCATGCGCTAAAAGTATAACTAACTTTAGTGATATAAGAGAG gATTTAGAAGTACTGGGGGACCACCGGCGATTAACTGTGGCTATAACTAGAGCAAAGCATAAGTTAATTGTCATAGCGGATAAAAGAACTATATCTCAATATTCGGCcttcaaaaaattattttattttattgaaaataaaaatataatagatttAGATAATAGCTATAATGGGTTTTGCTGGAAAAATCTTCTaagtattttgtaa